A part of Haloarchaeobius sp. HME9146 genomic DNA contains:
- a CDS encoding CBS domain-containing protein, protein MDISDIATTEFIEVDVGERLGKVRSVFENENPKGIIVTRDGEYEGVLSERVLLQSHVEDDAKVKALVKPSRNAPAPKVDRHEDVRETARVLVEGGVKVAPVFEGDNLWGIVTADDILDAVLHNLDALTVEQIYSDDPVTLGEQDSLGKVINLLREHGISRLPVVNEGGYLSGVVTRHDIADVVIRDMNKATTGERAGDTDRVLDMPVYDIMTSPVMTTTVDASVEEAVSTMLENDLGGLVVVNDDDDRLVTGVVTKTDVLRALTFTEEEHMDVQITNINLLDTLSREEIRQSLEEVVDKYQKMDVLHVHVRFQEHKEKLRGTPLIYSQIRVRTTNGQVAGSGEGYGAESAFRVALDKLERNVLEMKNYRSDEQYRGQLLRKLDEL, encoded by the coding sequence ATGGATATTTCTGATATCGCGACTACGGAGTTCATCGAAGTCGATGTCGGCGAGCGCCTCGGGAAGGTTCGCTCGGTGTTCGAGAACGAGAACCCGAAAGGGATCATCGTGACCCGGGACGGCGAGTACGAGGGTGTGCTCTCCGAGCGCGTGCTGCTCCAGTCGCACGTCGAGGACGACGCCAAGGTCAAGGCCCTGGTGAAGCCCAGCCGGAACGCGCCGGCACCGAAGGTCGACCGGCACGAGGACGTCCGGGAGACGGCACGCGTCCTCGTCGAGGGCGGGGTGAAGGTCGCTCCCGTGTTCGAGGGAGACAACCTGTGGGGCATCGTCACGGCCGACGATATCCTCGACGCGGTGTTGCACAACCTCGACGCGCTCACCGTCGAGCAGATCTACTCCGACGACCCCGTCACCCTCGGTGAGCAGGACAGCCTCGGGAAGGTCATCAACCTGCTCCGCGAACACGGCATCTCGCGGCTGCCCGTCGTCAACGAGGGCGGCTACCTCTCGGGCGTCGTGACCCGACACGACATCGCAGACGTGGTCATCCGCGACATGAACAAGGCGACCACGGGCGAGCGCGCGGGCGACACCGACCGCGTCCTCGACATGCCCGTCTACGACATCATGACCAGCCCGGTCATGACGACCACCGTCGACGCCTCCGTCGAGGAGGCCGTCTCGACCATGCTGGAGAACGACCTCGGCGGGCTCGTCGTGGTGAACGACGACGACGACCGACTCGTCACCGGTGTCGTCACCAAGACCGACGTGCTCCGTGCCCTGACGTTCACCGAGGAGGAGCACATGGACGTCCAGATCACCAACATCAACCTGCTCGACACGCTCTCCCGCGAGGAAATCCGCCAGTCGCTGGAGGAGGTCGTCGACAAGTACCAGAAGATGGACGTGCTCCACGTCCACGTCCGCTTCCAGGAGCACAAGGAGAAGCTCCGCGGGACGCCCCTCATCTACAGCCAGATCCGTGTCCGGACGACCAACGGTCAGGTCGCCGGCTCCGGTGAGGGCTACGGTGCCGAGTCCGCCTTCCGCGTCGCACTCGACAAGCTCGAGCGCAACGTCCTGGAGATGAAGAACTACCGTTCGGACGAGCAGTACCGTGGCCAGCTGCTCCGCAAGCTCGACGAGCTGTAA
- the radB gene encoding DNA repair and recombination protein RadB, whose amino-acid sequence MQGNIETGCADLDDLLGGGFERGTVTQVYGPPAAGKTNVALVSAVETAARGGTVVYIDTEGLSLDRFEQIANARASRSAESVEDITGRIIVEEALDFQEQEEAVRDVDGFADRADLVVVDSATGFYRLERGEDSKGGEALRKVGRQVTHLLSLARKHEFAVLLTNQVFSDIDSDRTRALGGNTLEHWMGSVVRIDRFRGGNRRATLEKHRAKPAGESIQFKITDSGIAAADV is encoded by the coding sequence GTGCAAGGGAACATCGAGACGGGGTGTGCGGACCTCGACGACCTCCTCGGGGGCGGGTTCGAGCGAGGCACCGTCACGCAGGTGTACGGGCCGCCGGCCGCCGGCAAGACCAACGTGGCGCTCGTCTCCGCCGTCGAGACCGCCGCCCGTGGGGGGACCGTCGTCTACATCGACACGGAAGGGCTGTCGCTCGACCGCTTCGAACAGATCGCGAACGCGCGGGCCTCGCGCTCGGCGGAGTCCGTCGAGGACATCACCGGCCGCATCATCGTCGAGGAGGCGCTCGACTTCCAGGAACAGGAGGAGGCGGTCCGCGACGTTGACGGGTTCGCCGACCGGGCCGACCTCGTCGTCGTCGACTCCGCGACCGGCTTCTACCGGCTCGAACGCGGCGAGGACTCGAAGGGTGGCGAGGCCCTGCGAAAGGTCGGCAGACAGGTCACCCACCTGCTCTCGCTCGCCCGCAAACACGAGTTCGCGGTGTTGCTCACGAACCAGGTGTTCTCCGACATCGACAGCGACCGGACGCGGGCGCTCGGGGGCAACACGCTGGAACACTGGATGGGAAGTGTCGTCCGCATCGACCGGTTCCGGGGCGGGAACCGGCGCGCGACGCTGGAGAAGCATCGAGCGAAACCCGCCGGTGAGTCGATTCAGTTCAAGATAACGGATTCCGGTATCGCTGCAGCTGACGTCTGA